The Marinobacter qingdaonensis genome includes a region encoding these proteins:
- a CDS encoding CmpA/NrtA family ABC transporter substrate-binding protein codes for MTTKSLGNPFDGDQSLIHAKTCGCPQCKPGQHESTEPVMEVRPTTVPATGAPAIDAPADSEAMMDRAIESAVVRSVFGHNDHSRRSFMKMMGAGAAAALLGSVFPMDKAKAAVKESLGKLEKTKLNVGFVPITCATPIIMAHPMGFYERYGLDVTVTKTAGWAVARDKSLAGEYDASHMLTPMPLAMTMGAGSTPEPFIMPAVENINGQAIVLHVDHMDKRDPKQWKGFKFGVPFEYSMHNFLLRYYLAENGIDPDKDVQIRVVPPPEMVANLRAGNLDGYLSPDPFNQRAVWEKVGFIHMLTKDIWEGHPCCAFACSQKFATENPNTYGALLRAIIDATQYSNNPENRKEISEAIAPKNYLNQPVPVIQQVLTGYYADGLGEVQNVPDRIDFDPFPWHSMGVWILTQMKRWGYIDGDVDYKGIAEQVYLAGETGKLMEQMGYAAPDKTYKTHTIMGKTFDPASPEEYARSFAIGRV; via the coding sequence ATGACGACGAAAAGCCTTGGTAATCCGTTCGACGGAGATCAGTCCCTCATCCACGCTAAAACCTGTGGCTGTCCGCAATGCAAACCCGGTCAACACGAGTCCACGGAACCGGTGATGGAGGTTCGGCCAACGACTGTTCCGGCAACCGGGGCGCCCGCGATCGATGCTCCCGCGGACTCCGAGGCCATGATGGATCGGGCCATCGAAAGCGCTGTGGTTCGATCAGTCTTTGGCCACAATGACCACAGCCGTCGCAGTTTTATGAAAATGATGGGGGCAGGTGCGGCGGCTGCCCTCCTTGGCAGTGTGTTTCCGATGGACAAGGCCAAGGCGGCGGTGAAGGAGTCCCTGGGCAAGCTTGAGAAAACCAAGCTGAACGTCGGTTTTGTCCCGATTACCTGTGCGACCCCAATCATCATGGCCCACCCCATGGGCTTTTATGAGCGGTACGGCCTGGACGTTACGGTGACCAAGACCGCCGGATGGGCGGTGGCCCGGGACAAATCCCTGGCCGGTGAATACGACGCCTCACACATGCTGACCCCAATGCCCCTGGCCATGACCATGGGCGCGGGCTCCACCCCGGAACCCTTCATCATGCCCGCGGTTGAGAACATCAACGGCCAGGCCATTGTTCTGCATGTCGATCACATGGACAAGCGCGATCCCAAGCAGTGGAAAGGGTTCAAGTTCGGGGTGCCTTTCGAGTATTCCATGCACAACTTCCTGTTGCGCTACTACCTGGCTGAAAACGGTATCGATCCCGACAAGGACGTGCAGATCCGCGTGGTGCCGCCACCCGAAATGGTGGCCAACCTCAGAGCCGGGAACCTCGACGGTTACCTGTCGCCAGATCCGTTCAATCAGCGGGCGGTGTGGGAGAAGGTGGGCTTTATCCACATGCTCACCAAAGACATCTGGGAGGGGCACCCTTGCTGCGCGTTCGCCTGTAGCCAGAAGTTTGCCACCGAAAATCCGAACACCTACGGAGCGCTCTTGCGCGCCATCATCGATGCGACCCAGTACTCGAACAACCCTGAGAACCGGAAAGAAATCTCCGAAGCCATTGCACCGAAAAACTACCTGAACCAGCCAGTGCCGGTGATTCAGCAAGTGTTGACGGGCTATTACGCCGACGGCCTGGGTGAGGTGCAAAACGTACCGGACCGAATCGATTTCGATCCTTTCCCCTGGCACTCCATGGGCGTGTGGATCCTTACCCAGATGAAACGCTGGGGCTATATCGATGGCGACGTGGACTACAAGGGCATCGCCGAACAGGTGTACCTGGCCGGTGAAACCGGAAAGCTGATGGAGCAAATGGGCTACGCGGCACCGGATAAAACCTACAAGACCCACACCATCATGGGTAAGACCTTTGACCCGGCCAGCCCTGAAGAGTATGCCCGCAGCTTCGCCATTGGGAGGGTTTGA
- a CDS encoding sigma 54-interacting transcriptional regulator, with protein MNSQDTNQDWIHLLPEAAMLVDAGRDVILAANDVAERLAGAATKSLADTPCTHLFADQRPQLIAFTEETLFRGHGWSRDFLIRQPDGHAIELEISSARVGPAESQTILLLIRDCRQLKTLRERHDANHYHRGGLLEWRRVEELFQDMERENQLILHAVGEGIYGVDAEGRTTFANPAAERMLGWRTDELAGRVIHRVVHHSHADGSLFPLKECPIYAAFRDGSVKRVGEDWFWHKDGSGFPVEYTSTPILDNGHPVGAVVVFRDISARLQAQQELQTALEEVESLKRRLEMENAYLQEEISAEYHFHEIFGQSEAIKAIARRIGMVGPTDANVLITGESGTGKELIARAIHQSSSRRDRPLIRVNCAAIPKDLFESEFFGHIKGAFTGAVSDRIGRFELADGGTLFLDEVGEIPLELQGKLLRVLQDQQFERVGENNTKAVDVRVIAATNRDLKSEITAKTFREDLYFRLNVFPIESVPLRQRTEDIPILAREFIKRASQKFNRPPLALRDQDIRALQGYDWPGNVRELENVIERQVITADHQLDFDLIGKDTDFSQETGASLPPARHYSANLLTDEQMRELERENLIRALRMTEGRVFGDDGAASLLGLKPTTLTSRLKKLKLEARRFRSGNH; from the coding sequence ATGAACTCACAAGACACCAACCAAGACTGGATTCATCTTTTACCCGAGGCAGCGATGCTGGTGGACGCCGGACGCGACGTGATCCTTGCCGCCAACGACGTTGCTGAACGCCTCGCGGGTGCCGCAACCAAGTCGCTGGCAGACACTCCCTGCACACACCTGTTCGCCGATCAGCGCCCACAACTCATTGCTTTTACTGAGGAAACCCTGTTCAGGGGGCATGGCTGGAGCCGCGACTTCCTGATTCGGCAGCCGGATGGCCACGCAATTGAGCTGGAAATCTCATCGGCCAGGGTGGGCCCAGCAGAATCCCAGACGATCCTGCTGCTGATCAGAGACTGCCGGCAATTAAAAACGTTAAGGGAGCGGCACGATGCCAACCACTACCATCGCGGTGGCTTGCTGGAGTGGCGCCGGGTCGAGGAGCTGTTTCAGGACATGGAACGGGAAAACCAGCTCATTCTGCACGCGGTCGGAGAAGGCATATATGGTGTCGACGCCGAGGGTCGAACCACCTTCGCGAACCCGGCCGCGGAACGCATGCTCGGCTGGCGCACCGACGAGCTGGCCGGCCGGGTCATTCACCGGGTCGTGCACCACTCCCACGCTGATGGCAGCCTCTTTCCGCTCAAGGAATGCCCGATCTACGCCGCCTTCAGAGATGGCAGCGTGAAACGGGTCGGCGAGGATTGGTTCTGGCACAAGGACGGCAGCGGTTTCCCGGTGGAGTACACGAGCACCCCCATACTGGATAATGGTCATCCCGTCGGCGCGGTCGTGGTGTTCCGGGACATCTCGGCGCGGTTGCAGGCCCAGCAGGAACTCCAGACCGCGCTTGAGGAAGTCGAATCCCTGAAACGCCGCCTGGAAATGGAGAACGCCTACCTTCAGGAAGAAATCAGTGCCGAATACCACTTTCACGAGATCTTCGGTCAGAGTGAAGCCATCAAAGCGATCGCACGCCGTATCGGCATGGTCGGACCGACCGATGCCAACGTTCTCATCACCGGTGAATCCGGCACGGGTAAGGAACTGATCGCCCGCGCCATCCACCAGTCCAGCAGCCGACGTGACCGCCCCCTGATACGAGTGAATTGCGCCGCCATTCCCAAGGATCTGTTTGAAAGCGAGTTTTTCGGGCACATCAAAGGCGCCTTCACCGGCGCGGTCAGCGACCGCATAGGCCGTTTTGAACTGGCGGATGGCGGCACCTTGTTTCTGGATGAGGTCGGTGAGATTCCGCTGGAACTCCAAGGCAAACTCCTGCGGGTGCTGCAGGATCAGCAGTTTGAGCGGGTGGGTGAAAATAACACCAAGGCCGTCGACGTTCGCGTGATTGCCGCCACCAACCGGGACCTAAAGTCCGAGATTACAGCCAAGACCTTTCGGGAGGATCTGTACTTCCGGCTCAATGTCTTTCCCATCGAATCGGTCCCGTTGCGACAGCGCACGGAAGACATCCCAATCCTTGCCCGGGAATTCATCAAGCGCGCCAGTCAGAAATTCAACCGCCCTCCTCTGGCACTGAGGGACCAGGACATTCGCGCCCTTCAGGGCTATGACTGGCCGGGCAACGTCAGGGAGCTGGAAAATGTTATCGAGCGCCAGGTGATCACAGCCGATCACCAACTCGACTTCGACTTAATCGGAAAAGACACCGACTTTTCCCAAGAGACCGGAGCCTCTCTGCCCCCAGCGCGCCATTACTCGGCCAACCTCCTGACCGACGAGCAAATGCGCGAACTCGAGCGTGAGAATCTTATACGGGCATTGAGGATGACCGAGGGACGGGTGTTCGGCGACGACGGTGCCGCCAGCCTCCTGGGACTAAAACCAACCACCCTCACCTCCCGACTGAAAAAGCTCAAGTTAGAGGCTCGCCGCTTCCGTAGCGGTAACCACTAA
- a CDS encoding ABC transporter substrate-binding protein — MNRRNFLKGATTLSVGASLLPLAQLIPQAAKAATNETAVVVFGGTINSLDIHRSGTNRDSYQVAINCYDRLVSFGTKQTADGSLSYDFSNVQPELAESWETSEDGTVMTFKIREGATFWDGKPVTAHDVKWSLDRAVSLGGFPTVQMKAGRLESPDQFTAIDDRTFQITLPFPSKLALPDLATPIPIIINSEVAKAHATENDPWATEYLHRNPAGSGAYKVLRWNAGEQLVYERNEDWACGPLPGYQRVMLREVPAQSTRRALIERGSVSASQNIPNKDAKELAAKPGVKVVSTPIENCIYSLCTNLDFEPFKDKRVRQAVAWSIPYEKIFEQAAYGQGVPMWGGGEQVTSIAWPQKSPYSQNLEKARALMAQTAYKDGFEVPLSFNLSVADWAEPTALLIQQGLAEIGIKANIEKIPGANWRTVALVEKKLPLHLENFGGWLNTPDYYFFWSYIKGNLFNSYNYDNPEMAKLIDDTLDMAVSHPDYAPNVTRMIEIAFEDIPRIPLWQPTLNVAFKEGVEGYEYWFHRQMDIRPLKPA; from the coding sequence ATGAATCGTCGAAATTTTCTGAAAGGCGCAACCACTCTGTCCGTAGGCGCTAGCCTGTTACCCCTGGCTCAACTGATACCGCAGGCGGCGAAGGCAGCCACCAACGAAACCGCAGTGGTGGTGTTCGGAGGCACCATCAACAGTCTCGACATCCACCGTTCGGGCACCAACCGGGACAGCTATCAGGTGGCCATCAACTGCTATGACCGCCTGGTCAGCTTTGGCACCAAGCAAACCGCCGACGGCTCGCTCAGTTACGATTTCAGCAACGTCCAGCCTGAGCTGGCCGAATCCTGGGAGACCAGCGAGGACGGCACGGTGATGACGTTCAAGATCCGCGAGGGCGCGACCTTCTGGGATGGCAAGCCGGTAACCGCGCACGACGTGAAATGGTCATTGGATCGGGCCGTCTCTCTGGGTGGGTTCCCGACGGTGCAGATGAAAGCCGGCCGGCTCGAATCGCCGGACCAATTCACGGCGATCGATGATCGGACTTTCCAGATCACCCTGCCTTTCCCCTCGAAGTTGGCGCTGCCGGATCTTGCCACGCCCATCCCCATCATCATTAACTCGGAAGTCGCCAAGGCCCACGCCACCGAAAACGACCCCTGGGCCACCGAATACCTGCACCGCAACCCGGCCGGGTCCGGCGCCTACAAGGTGCTGCGCTGGAACGCTGGCGAACAGCTGGTTTACGAACGTAACGAGGACTGGGCCTGTGGGCCGCTGCCCGGCTATCAGCGGGTCATGCTGCGGGAAGTGCCGGCGCAGTCCACCCGCCGGGCGTTGATTGAACGGGGCAGCGTGTCCGCGTCCCAGAACATCCCCAACAAAGACGCCAAGGAGCTCGCCGCAAAGCCGGGGGTCAAGGTGGTCAGCACCCCCATCGAAAACTGCATCTACTCCCTGTGCACCAACCTCGATTTCGAGCCCTTCAAGGACAAGCGGGTCCGTCAGGCCGTGGCCTGGTCCATTCCCTACGAGAAGATCTTCGAGCAGGCGGCCTACGGCCAGGGTGTACCCATGTGGGGCGGTGGCGAGCAGGTCACCAGCATTGCCTGGCCGCAAAAATCCCCGTATAGCCAGAACCTCGAGAAGGCCCGGGCCCTGATGGCGCAAACCGCCTACAAGGACGGCTTCGAGGTGCCCCTGTCGTTCAACCTGTCCGTCGCCGACTGGGCCGAGCCCACGGCCCTGCTGATCCAGCAAGGTCTGGCGGAGATTGGCATCAAGGCCAACATCGAGAAGATCCCCGGCGCCAACTGGCGCACCGTCGCGCTGGTCGAGAAGAAGCTGCCCCTGCACCTGGAGAATTTCGGCGGCTGGCTGAACACCCCGGACTATTACTTCTTCTGGTCCTACATCAAGGGCAACCTGTTCAACTCCTACAACTACGACAACCCGGAGATGGCCAAGCTCATCGACGACACCCTGGACATGGCCGTGTCCCACCCCGATTACGCCCCGAACGTGACGCGCATGATCGAGATCGCCTTCGAGGACATCCCGCGCATCCCGCTCTGGCAGCCGACGCTGAACGTGGCCTTCAAAGAAGGCGTCGAGGGTTACGAGTACTGGTTCCACCGGCAGATGGATATCCGCCCGCTGAAGCCGGCCTGA
- a CDS encoding ABC transporter permease, protein MTLGVKSKRVLTRLLQAVPTVFGILVVCFILTRALPGDPAAYFAGDMADAASIEQVRQNLGLDDPMPVQFVTYVSDLVQGDLGTAISTGQPVTVELAKRLPASLELTLGALLLALVVAVPLGVLAATRPNSWVDHLCRFLVTAGVSLPTFFTGLALLYVFYYLLGWAPPPMGRLDMMFLPPESVTGFYTIDSLIAGDWALFKAALAQMALPLITLALFTLAPIARMTRAAMLQTLASDYVRTARAAGLSSSRVLVTYAFRNALLPVITTLGMVFSFVLGANVLVEKVFAWPGIGSFAVEALVVSDYAAVQGFVLSMALLFVTLNLLIDVTYTLIDPRVGED, encoded by the coding sequence ATGACGTTGGGTGTGAAGTCCAAGCGGGTCCTGACCCGCCTGTTGCAGGCCGTGCCGACCGTGTTCGGGATCCTGGTCGTCTGCTTTATCCTGACCCGGGCCCTGCCCGGGGATCCGGCGGCCTACTTCGCCGGTGACATGGCCGATGCCGCCTCCATCGAGCAGGTGCGCCAGAACCTCGGGCTGGACGATCCCATGCCGGTGCAGTTCGTCACCTACGTCAGTGACCTGGTACAGGGCGACCTGGGCACGGCGATTTCCACCGGCCAGCCCGTGACCGTGGAATTGGCCAAGCGGCTGCCAGCCTCCCTGGAATTAACCCTGGGTGCGCTGCTGCTGGCCCTGGTCGTTGCCGTGCCCCTCGGTGTGCTGGCGGCGACCCGGCCGAATTCCTGGGTGGATCACCTGTGTCGTTTCCTGGTGACGGCGGGGGTCTCCCTGCCGACCTTCTTCACCGGCCTGGCCCTGCTGTACGTGTTCTATTACCTGCTGGGCTGGGCGCCGCCGCCCATGGGCCGGCTCGACATGATGTTCCTGCCGCCCGAATCCGTCACCGGCTTCTACACCATCGATTCCCTGATCGCCGGAGACTGGGCCCTGTTCAAGGCCGCCCTCGCGCAAATGGCCTTGCCGCTGATCACCCTGGCCCTGTTCACCCTGGCGCCGATCGCCCGTATGACCCGGGCTGCCATGCTCCAGACCCTGGCCAGCGACTACGTCCGGACCGCACGGGCGGCCGGCCTGAGCAGCAGCCGGGTGCTGGTCACCTACGCCTTCCGCAACGCGCTGCTGCCGGTGATCACCACGCTCGGCATGGTGTTTTCCTTCGTGCTGGGCGCCAACGTGCTGGTCGAGAAGGTGTTCGCGTGGCCGGGGATCGGCTCGTTCGCGGTCGAGGCGCTCGTGGTGTCCGATTACGCGGCGGTCCAGGGCTTCGTGCTCTCCATGGCCCTGCTGTTCGTGACGCTCAACCTGCTGATCGACGTGACCTACACATTGATCGACCCACGCGTCGGTGAGGACTAA
- a CDS encoding ABC transporter permease translates to MSNLAVTSSLATGAQAREGYWHHLRYIVSENPLTGVSFGLFFGLILIAILGPYLVPFDPLATGVGPALQPPSVAHWFGTDHLGRDVFSRVIVATRLDLLISVSAVALSFVFGSVIGCFAGYFGGWTDRISGRLMDTIMAFPLFVLAMGIVAAAGNSVENIVYATAIINLPFYARMARAEVSIRRNAGFVQAARLSGNSELRVLFGHIFPNTLPPMMVQISLNMGWAILNAAGLSFIGLGVQPPAPEWGILVAEGANFIISGEWWLVVFPGLALMLAVFTFNLIGDGLRDLVDPQRRT, encoded by the coding sequence ATGAGCAATCTGGCAGTCACGTCTTCGTTGGCCACAGGCGCGCAAGCCCGCGAGGGCTACTGGCATCACCTGCGCTACATCGTGTCGGAGAACCCGCTCACCGGTGTGTCCTTTGGCCTGTTCTTCGGCCTCATCCTGATCGCCATCCTCGGGCCCTACCTGGTGCCCTTCGATCCCCTGGCCACCGGGGTCGGGCCGGCGCTGCAGCCGCCCAGCGTGGCCCATTGGTTCGGGACCGACCACCTGGGACGCGACGTCTTCTCCCGGGTCATTGTCGCGACCCGGCTGGACCTGCTGATCTCGGTGTCGGCCGTGGCGCTGTCGTTCGTTTTCGGCTCGGTGATCGGGTGCTTCGCCGGCTATTTCGGCGGCTGGACCGACCGCATCTCCGGCCGTCTGATGGACACCATCATGGCGTTCCCGCTGTTTGTCCTGGCCATGGGCATCGTGGCCGCCGCGGGCAACTCGGTCGAGAACATCGTGTACGCCACCGCCATCATCAACCTGCCGTTTTACGCCCGCATGGCGCGGGCGGAAGTGAGCATTCGTCGCAACGCCGGTTTTGTCCAGGCCGCCAGGCTGTCGGGCAACTCGGAACTGCGCGTGCTGTTTGGACACATTTTCCCCAACACGCTGCCGCCGATGATGGTGCAGATCTCCCTGAACATGGGCTGGGCCATCCTCAACGCCGCCGGCCTGTCCTTCATCGGCCTGGGCGTCCAGCCGCCCGCGCCCGAATGGGGCATCCTGGTGGCCGAAGGCGCCAACTTCATCATCTCCGGTGAATGGTGGCTGGTGGTGTTTCCGGGCCTGGCCCTGATGCTGGCCGTGTTCACCTTCAACCTGATCGGCGACGGCCTGAGGGATCTGGTAGACCCCCAGCGCCGGACCTGA
- a CDS encoding ABC transporter ATP-binding protein, whose translation MTTPLLDIQRLSVDFATRRGTVRAIDAISMSVAKGETLGVVGESGSGKSVTSYAVMNILDRAGKISAGKITYGGMSLHRITERDMRDLRGREISMIFQNPRAALNPIRKVGRQIADVLVQHHQATRATARERAIEMLRAVKIKDAEKRYDAYPFELSGGMCQRVVIAMALACKPQLLIADEPTTGLDVTTQKAVMDLITELTAQFNMSTILITHDLGLAAAYCDRLVVMEKGRVVEQNSSQALFRAPEQAYTKQLLNATPHRDSHVRDLLTPEQRAQAQPLPASPHDGPALLSVSALKKEFGKPGSNNHHVAVRDLSFSIRKGESLGLVGESGCGKSTTSAMIMRLLDPTGGKIEFMGQDIASIPTKAFARHELRGKLQMVFQDPTDSLNPRWSAERSIADPLMRLSPTLSSAERQSRILELAALVGLPVELLNRFPHQLSGGQKARVGIARAIAMEPELLILDEPTAALDVSVQAVVLNLLEDLKHRLGMSYLFISHDLNVVRLLCDRIIVMQQGGIVEEGPAGEIMDAPKSEYTRSLLAAIPHPPSTESSPGNSGPLLQEETP comes from the coding sequence ATGACGACCCCTTTACTTGATATCCAGCGCCTGAGCGTCGATTTTGCCACCCGTCGGGGCACGGTCAGGGCGATCGATGCCATTTCCATGTCCGTGGCCAAGGGCGAAACCCTTGGTGTGGTCGGCGAGTCCGGCTCGGGCAAGTCGGTGACCTCCTACGCGGTGATGAACATCCTGGACCGCGCCGGCAAGATCTCCGCCGGCAAAATCACCTACGGCGGCATGTCCCTGCACCGGATTACCGAGCGCGACATGCGGGACCTTCGGGGCCGGGAAATCTCCATGATCTTCCAGAACCCGCGGGCCGCCCTGAATCCGATCCGCAAGGTCGGCCGGCAAATCGCCGACGTTCTGGTGCAACACCACCAGGCCACGCGGGCCACCGCGCGCGAACGGGCCATCGAGATGCTGCGCGCGGTCAAGATCAAGGACGCGGAAAAGCGCTACGACGCCTACCCGTTCGAGCTGTCCGGCGGCATGTGCCAGCGGGTGGTCATCGCCATGGCGCTGGCCTGCAAACCCCAGTTGCTGATTGCGGACGAACCCACCACCGGGCTGGATGTCACCACCCAGAAGGCGGTGATGGACCTGATCACCGAACTGACCGCCCAGTTCAACATGTCCACCATCCTGATCACCCACGACCTGGGCCTGGCGGCCGCCTACTGCGACCGCCTGGTCGTGATGGAAAAGGGCCGCGTGGTGGAGCAGAACAGCTCGCAGGCCCTGTTCAGGGCACCGGAGCAGGCCTACACCAAGCAGTTGCTCAACGCCACGCCCCACCGGGACTCGCACGTGCGCGATCTGCTGACACCGGAGCAACGGGCCCAAGCGCAACCGCTCCCCGCCAGCCCCCACGACGGGCCGGCGCTGCTGTCGGTCAGCGCGCTGAAGAAAGAATTCGGCAAGCCCGGCAGCAACAACCACCACGTCGCGGTCCGGGACCTGTCATTCAGCATCCGCAAAGGCGAAAGCCTGGGTCTGGTGGGCGAAAGCGGCTGCGGCAAGTCCACCACCTCCGCCATGATCATGCGCCTGCTGGACCCGACCGGAGGCAAGATCGAGTTCATGGGCCAGGACATCGCCAGCATCCCGACCAAGGCATTCGCCCGCCATGAGCTCCGGGGCAAATTGCAGATGGTGTTCCAGGACCCGACCGACAGCCTCAACCCGCGCTGGAGTGCGGAGCGTTCCATCGCCGACCCGCTCATGCGCCTGTCACCCACCCTCTCCAGCGCCGAACGGCAAAGCCGGATCCTGGAGTTGGCGGCGCTGGTGGGGCTGCCGGTCGAGCTGCTGAACCGCTTTCCGCACCAGCTGTCCGGCGGCCAGAAAGCCAGGGTCGGGATTGCCCGGGCCATCGCCATGGAGCCGGAACTGCTGATCCTGGACGAACCCACGGCTGCCCTGGATGTGTCGGTGCAGGCCGTTGTGCTCAATTTGCTGGAAGACCTGAAACACCGGCTGGGCATGAGTTACCTGTTCATCAGTCACGACCTGAACGTGGTCCGCCTGCTGTGTGACCGGATCATCGTCATGCAGCAGGGTGGCATAGTCGAGGAGGGGCCGGCAGGCGAGATCATGGATGCGCCGAAATCCGAGTACACCCGGAGTCTGCTGGCGGCCATTCCCCACCCACCGTCAACGGAATCGTCGCCAGGCAACAGCGGGCCGCTGCTGCAGGAGGAAACGCCATGA
- a CDS encoding GntR family transcriptional regulator, giving the protein MSNDDALQPRKGTVVESIVQSLADDIVSGELTPGTKLDARATADRFGVSRTPIRETFGHLAAMGLVTHRPNRGVVVATLSPEALNDLYEAMAELEASLARLAALRMNSEQREELARLHKESIHLVRDGTSDDYDRFNQSFHSLIFESARSPQLQQLAETTRTRLAPFRRAQFRLNNRLSKSWEEHDAIVRAILAGEADDVARLMRAHVQTVSAMSAEFVAEHQRRPADTFARGVER; this is encoded by the coding sequence ATGAGCAACGACGACGCCCTGCAGCCCCGCAAGGGCACGGTGGTTGAATCCATTGTCCAGAGCCTGGCCGACGACATCGTCAGCGGCGAGCTGACTCCCGGCACCAAGCTGGACGCCAGGGCCACGGCCGACCGTTTCGGAGTGTCGCGAACCCCGATCCGGGAGACCTTCGGGCATCTGGCCGCCATGGGGCTGGTCACCCACCGGCCGAACCGGGGCGTGGTAGTGGCGACCCTGTCCCCCGAGGCGCTCAACGATCTCTACGAGGCCATGGCGGAGCTGGAAGCCTCCCTGGCCCGGCTCGCGGCGCTGCGGATGAACAGCGAGCAGCGGGAAGAGCTGGCCCGCCTGCACAAGGAGTCCATTCACCTGGTGCGGGATGGCACCTCGGACGACTACGACCGCTTCAACCAGTCCTTCCACTCACTGATCTTCGAGTCAGCACGCAGCCCTCAGCTGCAGCAGCTGGCAGAAACCACGCGGACCCGGCTGGCGCCGTTTCGTCGAGCCCAGTTCCGGCTGAACAACCGCCTGAGCAAATCCTGGGAAGAACACGATGCCATCGTCCGCGCCATCCTGGCCGGCGAAGCCGACGACGTGGCCCGGCTGATGCGGGCCCACGTCCAGACCGTCAGCGCCATGTCGGCGGAGTTCGTCGCCGAACACCAGCGCCGGCCGGCGGATACATTCGCCCGGGGAGTCGAGAGATGA
- a CDS encoding gamma-glutamyltransferase family protein, with translation MKASSRSGVICTPHTLATDTGHDVLRDGGTAIDAVLAASATLAVSFPHMTGLGGDALLMLNDGRQLQVIMGLGQAGHTLPEGGIITERGAASAATTAGALRAWQQAKRISNNWGSRLDWPTLLAPAIAHARAGTPVSGSQAFWQEQRKALIDQLPDLHRLCRDDKGELKTEGSLLTQPQLADTLEQLSRAGLDDFYQGEIARALTRGFGDMGNGLTATDLARTQATLGRPWKTRYRAGFLYNFPAPTQGLYTLSALATLNQRPLARDRNGGADYYHHLVEAIKTQLALRNRELADPRCFPVAWEERLSEASARRSFGLINPNQAAPWHEPGQPADTIWMAASDSQGRTACLMQSLFHDFGSGCLVGDTGVLWSNRAASFSQNTQHPNAWAPGKIPAHTLNPSCYLADNGEQWYFGSQGGDGQPQTQMVLATQLIDYQQSVENALLAPRFLLGRSFFGSSENLKLEHSIAADVREELSRRGHQVETIPELSPLTGQAGALRVSPGGMTEAMHDPRGQGTARGLR, from the coding sequence ATGAAGGCCAGTTCCCGCTCCGGAGTGATCTGCACGCCCCACACGCTGGCCACGGACACCGGGCATGACGTACTCCGGGACGGTGGCACCGCCATCGACGCGGTTCTCGCCGCCAGCGCCACCCTGGCCGTCAGCTTTCCCCACATGACCGGCCTCGGCGGTGATGCGCTGCTGATGCTCAACGATGGCCGGCAGCTCCAGGTCATCATGGGTCTGGGCCAGGCCGGGCACACCTTGCCGGAAGGCGGCATCATCACGGAACGGGGCGCCGCGTCTGCGGCCACCACCGCGGGCGCGTTGCGGGCCTGGCAACAGGCCAAACGGATCAGCAACAACTGGGGCTCCCGGCTGGACTGGCCAACCTTGCTGGCCCCCGCCATTGCCCACGCCCGCGCGGGCACACCGGTGTCCGGTTCTCAGGCGTTCTGGCAGGAGCAACGCAAGGCCCTGATTGACCAGCTCCCCGACCTGCACCGGCTCTGCCGCGATGACAAGGGTGAGCTGAAAACCGAGGGCAGCCTGCTTACCCAGCCGCAACTGGCCGACACCCTGGAGCAGCTGTCCCGGGCCGGCCTGGATGATTTCTACCAGGGTGAGATCGCCCGCGCGCTCACCCGGGGCTTCGGGGACATGGGCAATGGCCTGACCGCGACCGACCTGGCGCGCACCCAGGCCACCCTGGGCCGGCCCTGGAAGACCCGGTACCGCGCCGGGTTCCTGTACAACTTCCCGGCACCCACCCAGGGTCTGTATACCCTCAGCGCCCTGGCCACCCTGAACCAACGCCCGCTGGCACGCGATCGGAATGGCGGCGCCGACTACTACCATCACCTGGTCGAGGCCATCAAAACCCAGCTCGCCTTGCGCAACCGGGAGCTGGCCGATCCCCGCTGTTTTCCGGTGGCATGGGAGGAGCGGCTGTCGGAGGCCAGCGCCCGGCGCAGTTTCGGACTGATCAACCCGAACCAGGCAGCGCCCTGGCACGAGCCGGGCCAGCCCGCGGACACCATCTGGATGGCGGCCAGCGACTCGCAAGGCCGAACCGCCTGCCTGATGCAGAGTCTGTTTCACGACTTTGGCTCCGGCTGCCTGGTCGGCGACACCGGCGTGCTCTGGTCCAACCGGGCCGCCAGCTTCTCCCAGAACACCCAGCACCCCAACGCCTGGGCGCCGGGCAAGATTCCGGCCCATACCCTGAACCCGTCCTGTTACCTGGCGGACAACGGCGAGCAATGGTATTTCGGCAGCCAGGGTGGCGATGGCCAGCCCCAGACCCAGATGGTCCTGGCCACGCAGTTGATTGACTACCAGCAATCCGTGGAAAATGCCCTGCTCGCGCCCAGATTTCTGCTAGGCCGGAGTTTTTTCGGCAGCAGCGAAAACCTTAAACTGGAACATTCGATCGCGGCCGACGTGCGGGAAGAACTGTCGCGCCGGGGACATCAGGTCGAGACCATCCCGGAACTGAGCCCACTGACCGGCCAGGCCGGCGCCCTCAGGGTCAGCCCCGGCGGAATGACCGAAGCCATGCACGACCCCCGGGGCCAGGGCACGGCGAGAGGCCTGCGCTAG